Genomic segment of Anaerobacillus alkaliphilus:
ACGTCTATTAACTGTTAGGATTCCTGTCCGTATGGATGACGATTCGATTAAAATATTTACAGGTTATCGTGCCCAGCATAATGATGCAGTGGGACCAACAAAAGGTGGAGTACGTTTCCATCCGAACGTTTCTGAAAAAGAAGTGAAAGCTTTGTCGATTTGGATGAGTTTAAAAGCTGGTATCGTAGATTTACCTTATGGTGGAGGAAAAGGTGGAATTATTTGTGATCCACGAGAAATGTCATTTAGAGAATTAGAGCGTTTAAGTCGTGGATATGTACGAGCTATTAGCCAAATTGTCGGACCAACAAAGGATATTCCTGCTCCAGATGTCTTTACAAATTCCCAAATAATGGCCTGGATGATGGATGAATATAGTAGAATTAAAGAATTTGATTCACCAGGATTTATTACTGGTAAGCCGATTGTGTTAGGTGGCTCGCATGGTAGAGAAACTGCAACTGCAAAAGGTGTTACAATTTGTATTCGTGAGGCAGCTAAAAAGAAGGGTATCTCCCTTGAAGGAGCTCGTGTAGTTATCCAAGGGTTTGGAAATGCAGGAAGCTTCTTAGCAAAATTTATGCATGATGCCGGAGCAAAAGTAATTGGAATTTCAGATGCTTATGGTGCTCTGCATAATCCAGAAGGTTTAGATATTGAATACTTACTCGATCGTCGTGATAGCTTTGGTACGGTAACGAAATTGTTTAAGGATACAATTACAAATAAAGAACTTTTAGAATTAGACTGTGATATTTTGGTACCTGCAGCTATTGAAAATCAAATTACAGCAGAGAATGTACATAATATCAAAGCGAAAATTGTTGTAGAAGCTGCGAACGGGCCGACTACGATTGAAGCAACAAAAGTCTTAACAGAGCGTGGGATTCTTCTCGTACCAGATGTGTTAGCTAGTGCTGGTGGGGTTACTGTGTCTTATTTTGAATGGGTTCAAAATAATCAAGGATTTTATTGGTCAGAGGAAGAAATTGAAACAAAATTAGAAAAGGTCATGGTTACATCATTTGAAAATGTATGCCGTCTTTCTGAAACACGTAAGGTGGATATGCGTTTAGCAGCCTATATGGTCGGTGTACGTAAAATGGCAGAAGCTTCACGTTTCAGAGGTTGGATATAATATTTTTTGGAATAATAGGCGAGACTGCTGTTAATTGTAGTCTCGCTTTTGTATGGTTTTGTATGATACGTTTTACCTAATTTTCTCTGTTTGCTATAATTGATCATGGAAAAAAGCTCAAAACTTTTATAAAGAGGTTGTGCAGAATGAAAAAAGTTGTCTTATTAACTACTGGCGGAACAATTGCTAGTAAGCCGAATAAAGAAGGAAGACTTGTTGCAGGTGAACTAACTGGGAATGAACTAGCAAAAATTTGTGGGATCCCAAATGATATTGAAGTAGAAATTGTTTCAATTCTTCAAAAGCCTAGCATGCATATCACGATAGAGGATCTACTTGCATTGAAGGTGGAAATAGAAAATATCTACCAAAGTAATGATATTGATGGAATTGTTGTAACACACGGAACAGATACGTTAGAGGAAACAGCCTATTTCTTGGATTTGGTCATTAGTGATGAACGCCCTGTGGTGGTTACGGGCTCACAGCGGTCTCCTGATGAAATTGGTAGTGATTCTTATATAAACTTACGTCATGCGATCTACACTGCTTGTGACATACAGCTAAAAGGTGTCGGTACAGTTGTTGTCTTTAACGAGCGAATTTTCGCTGCTAAATATGTCAAAAAAGAGCATGCTTCAAATATTCAAGGGTTTAATGCTTTTGGATTTGGCTATTTAGGAATTATTGATAATGATAAAGTTTACTTATATCAGAGACCGACAAAACGAGAAGTCTACACGATAAACGATGGTAAGAAAGTGCCAACAGTAGATCTTATTAAATGCTATCTAAATGCTGATGACAAATTTATTAAAGCCTCTATTTCTGCAAATGTGAATGGAATTGTATTAGAAGGTACAGGTAGAGGTCAAGTTTCCCCATTAATGATGGATGCAATCATTGAAGCAATAAACAAAGGGATACATATTGTTATTACAACTGCTAGCGAAGAAGGATACGTTCACACGACTTATGAATACTTAGGTAGCGCCTATGATTTATTTAAATCGGGAGTAATATTAGGTGGCGATCTCGATAGTAAAAAAGCTCGTATTAAATTGATTGTACTTTTATTAGCGAATGAAACCATCAAAGAAAAATTTGAGTAAATAATTCAGACATAGAGAGTATATCTCTATGTCTTTTTTAAAGGCTGTTTTCGCAAAGTTTGTTGCTTTCGTAAAAATCCCAAAAGTCGGATTTTTACACAAATTACTAAGAGTTTACTACTAATTTAGTAAGTACTGCTCTTTTCTTACATAATTTATTGGCTGATATCTTCATCTAGGGTATTTTTCCAATTATTTTAGGATGAAAAAACCACAATGTTTACGAAAAGAGCCTTTTTAAATCAGCGAGAGGAAAATAGGAATATAGAAAAATTTACAAATTACTTATCAAACTAAAAGGAAACATGATACGATTAGATAAGAAAAAAAGAGAGGAAATAGAAAAATAATGGTGAGTATTGTTTTTGCAAGTTTGGCTCCCAGTATAGCTTTACTTTGCTTTTTTTACTTAAAAGACAAATATAACTCAGAACCAATTAGTATGGTTGTACGTAGCTTTATATTCGGTTCATTAATCGTATTCCCAGTCGTTGTTATCCAATATGCCTTTCAAGAAGAAGGCTTATTACTTAAACCTTTTGCTCAAGCTTTTTTGTCCGCTTCTTTATTGGAGGAATTTTTTAAATGGTTTATCCTATTTTACACTGTTTATAAGCATGCGCATTTCAATCAACACTACGATGGAATTGTTTACGGAGTTAGTGTTTCCTTAGGGTTTGCGACAGTCGAGAATGGGCTTTATTTACTTGTTTATGGTGTTGATCAAGCACTCATGCGTGCTCTC
This window contains:
- a CDS encoding Glu/Leu/Phe/Val family dehydrogenase — its product is MGSDTNQSHESTDVLKSTQTIIKLALDKLGYSDEVYELMREPLRLLTVRIPVRMDDDSIKIFTGYRAQHNDAVGPTKGGVRFHPNVSEKEVKALSIWMSLKAGIVDLPYGGGKGGIICDPREMSFRELERLSRGYVRAISQIVGPTKDIPAPDVFTNSQIMAWMMDEYSRIKEFDSPGFITGKPIVLGGSHGRETATAKGVTICIREAAKKKGISLEGARVVIQGFGNAGSFLAKFMHDAGAKVIGISDAYGALHNPEGLDIEYLLDRRDSFGTVTKLFKDTITNKELLELDCDILVPAAIENQITAENVHNIKAKIVVEAANGPTTIEATKVLTERGILLVPDVLASAGGVTVSYFEWVQNNQGFYWSEEEIETKLEKVMVTSFENVCRLSETRKVDMRLAAYMVGVRKMAEASRFRGWI
- a CDS encoding asparaginase translates to MKKVVLLTTGGTIASKPNKEGRLVAGELTGNELAKICGIPNDIEVEIVSILQKPSMHITIEDLLALKVEIENIYQSNDIDGIVVTHGTDTLEETAYFLDLVISDERPVVVTGSQRSPDEIGSDSYINLRHAIYTACDIQLKGVGTVVVFNERIFAAKYVKKEHASNIQGFNAFGFGYLGIIDNDKVYLYQRPTKREVYTINDGKKVPTVDLIKCYLNADDKFIKASISANVNGIVLEGTGRGQVSPLMMDAIIEAINKGIHIVITTASEEGYVHTTYEYLGSAYDLFKSGVILGGDLDSKKARIKLIVLLLANETIKEKFE
- the prsW gene encoding glutamic-type intramembrane protease PrsW, producing the protein MVSIVFASLAPSIALLCFFYLKDKYNSEPISMVVRSFIFGSLIVFPVVVIQYAFQEEGLLLKPFAQAFLSASLLEEFFKWFILFYTVYKHAHFNQHYDGIVYGVSVSLGFATVENGLYLLVYGVDQALMRALLPASSHALFGVIMGYYLGKAKFTEKINEKKFLIYSFTIPWFLHGIYDYILYVQRYWGFIMLPFMIFLWWLGLRKVKLANR